In Synechococcus sp. UW69, the following are encoded in one genomic region:
- the kdsA gene encoding 3-deoxy-8-phosphooctulonate synthase translates to MDVLETVAHQIKLGDITFGNDRPFALLGGVNVLEDLDFALRCAGHYKDVCRRLNIPLVFKASYDKANRSSIHSFRGPGLEEGLQILQAVKDTYGIPVITDVHSPEEAVAAAKVADIIQLPAFLARQTDLVRAMAETGAVINIKKPQFLSPEQMRNIVDKFHECGNEKLLLCERGSNFGYDNLVVDMLGFGVMKRTCDDLPLIFDVTHALQCRDPGGAASGGRRTQVVDLARSGMAVGLAGLFLEAHPDPAQARCDGPSALPLDQLEPFLSQVKAIDDLVKGMPTLNIN, encoded by the coding sequence ATGGACGTGCTTGAAACTGTGGCGCATCAGATCAAGTTGGGCGACATCACGTTCGGGAACGATCGCCCCTTCGCCCTGCTGGGTGGTGTGAACGTTCTCGAGGATCTCGACTTTGCCCTGCGTTGCGCCGGCCACTACAAAGACGTCTGCAGGAGGCTGAACATTCCGCTGGTGTTCAAGGCCTCTTACGACAAAGCCAACCGCTCTTCCATTCATTCCTTCCGCGGCCCCGGCCTCGAGGAAGGGCTGCAAATCCTGCAGGCGGTGAAGGACACCTATGGCATTCCGGTGATCACCGATGTGCACAGTCCGGAGGAAGCCGTCGCCGCCGCCAAGGTCGCGGACATCATCCAGCTTCCGGCCTTCCTGGCCAGGCAGACCGATCTGGTCCGCGCCATGGCGGAAACCGGTGCGGTGATCAACATCAAGAAGCCACAGTTCCTCAGCCCGGAACAGATGCGCAACATTGTGGACAAATTCCACGAATGCGGGAACGAGAAGCTGCTGCTGTGCGAGCGAGGAAGCAACTTCGGTTACGACAACCTCGTGGTGGACATGCTGGGGTTCGGCGTGATGAAGCGAACCTGCGATGACCTGCCGCTGATCTTTGATGTCACCCATGCCTTGCAGTGCAGGGATCCAGGTGGTGCTGCCTCAGGAGGACGCCGCACCCAGGTGGTGGACCTGGCCCGTTCAGGCATGGCGGTTGGTCTGGCTGGCTTGTTCCTGGAAGCTCACCCAGACCCGGCGCAGGCCCGTTGCGATGGTCCCAGCGCCTTACCTCTCGATCAGCTGGAACCGTTTCTCTCTCAGGTCAAAGCCATCGACGATCTGGTGAAGGGCATGCCAACCCTGAACATCAACTGA
- a CDS encoding sulfotransferase family protein, with protein sequence MASDATFLLGVGAQKAGTSWLHDQLQRRGDADFGFLKEYHVFDALELERFACFRPKHPTPLKWRTWRRSRFIERPERYFDYFASLLKPPQIRLTGDITPSYAGLKADSYQRIQQAFAQRGVQTRAVFIMRDPVERFLSQQRMQLRKRGLLTPAHEIEHLDKASIKLLKRESPRNDYPATLDALRGGLAESEVFIGLYETLFTPAAHQDLCRYLGIPEQIPDLSHRVNASQATISVPPELLQRLGRHFAPLVTAVQERCPDLAVEQHWATAMTWRGG encoded by the coding sequence TTGGCCTCTGACGCAACCTTCTTGCTCGGCGTTGGTGCCCAGAAAGCAGGAACCTCCTGGCTGCACGATCAACTGCAACGTCGAGGCGACGCCGATTTCGGCTTTCTGAAGGAGTACCACGTTTTCGATGCTCTCGAGCTGGAACGCTTTGCCTGCTTCCGGCCCAAGCACCCCACACCGCTGAAGTGGCGCACCTGGCGTCGGTCACGGTTCATCGAACGTCCCGAGCGCTACTTCGACTACTTCGCATCACTGCTCAAGCCACCCCAGATCCGCCTGACGGGAGACATCACCCCCTCCTATGCCGGGTTGAAAGCGGATAGCTATCAGCGCATCCAGCAGGCCTTCGCGCAACGCGGCGTGCAAACGCGGGCGGTGTTCATCATGCGCGACCCAGTGGAACGGTTTTTGTCGCAGCAGCGCATGCAACTGCGCAAGCGTGGCTTGCTCACACCCGCGCATGAAATCGAGCACCTGGATAAGGCCAGCATCAAGCTGCTCAAGCGTGAATCTCCTCGGAACGATTACCCCGCCACCCTCGATGCACTGCGGGGCGGACTCGCTGAATCGGAGGTCTTCATCGGCTTGTACGAAACCCTGTTCACGCCAGCAGCACATCAGGATTTATGCCGGTATCTCGGCATCCCAGAGCAGATCCCCGATTTGAGCCACCGGGTGAACGCCAGCCAAGCCACCATCTCGGTTCCACCGGAGCTGTTGCAGCGCCTGGGCCGGCACTTCGCCCCTTTGGTGACGGCTGTGCAGGAACGCTGTCCGGATCTAGCAGTTGAGCAGCATTGGGCCACCGCCATGACCTGGCGGGGGGGCTGA
- a CDS encoding sulfotransferase, translating to MSSKRLKLLLIRGLGHSGTTMLDLALGAHPQIIGLGEAARILATPQPGDEHRGPSQLRGAHRFERRCTCGAIAAECPLWGPQLEWLRLHDQTSMQEKVQRLLTGSPHAGEAVWHVDSYQDDLEMTRLPEAMFDIRIIHLVRDVRSWVHSRAQAGRKAGQRLPAARQLARWWRVNSKFERAFRQSPYPVFRLGYEEFALQPQRSLQLLCAWLSIDFQETMLAPGLNSSSHILAGNRVRFDADRSRTIAYDGVWLGAQEPTAAHLGLLLPGVARMNRRLVYSNNVLCR from the coding sequence ATGAGCAGCAAGCGATTGAAGTTGCTGCTGATCCGTGGCCTCGGCCACAGCGGCACGACGATGCTGGATTTGGCCCTGGGGGCGCATCCGCAGATCATTGGCCTCGGTGAGGCGGCGAGAATTCTGGCGACGCCACAGCCTGGTGATGAACATCGCGGGCCCAGTCAACTTCGCGGTGCCCATCGGTTTGAGCGGCGTTGCACCTGTGGTGCCATTGCGGCGGAGTGCCCACTCTGGGGACCTCAGCTCGAGTGGCTGCGCCTGCATGACCAAACGTCGATGCAGGAGAAAGTGCAGCGGCTGCTGACGGGTTCACCCCACGCCGGTGAGGCGGTGTGGCATGTGGACTCGTATCAGGACGATCTGGAGATGACGCGGCTGCCCGAGGCGATGTTTGACATCCGGATCATTCATCTCGTGCGTGATGTGCGCTCCTGGGTTCATTCCCGGGCTCAGGCCGGTCGTAAGGCAGGCCAACGCTTGCCGGCAGCGCGTCAGCTGGCGCGCTGGTGGCGTGTCAATTCCAAGTTTGAAAGGGCTTTTCGCCAGTCTCCATACCCGGTTTTTCGTCTGGGTTATGAGGAATTTGCGCTTCAGCCCCAGCGCAGTTTGCAGTTGCTCTGCGCCTGGTTGTCGATCGATTTCCAGGAGACGATGCTGGCTCCTGGTCTCAACAGCAGCAGCCATATCCTCGCGGGGAACCGGGTGCGTTTCGATGCGGATCGCAGCCGAACGATTGCTTACGACGGTGTCTGGTTGGGGGCGCAAGAACCAACGGCTGCGCATCTCGGCTTGCTCCTGCCTGGCGTTGCCCGGATGAACCGCCGCCTGGTCTATTCCAACAACGTGCTTTGCCGCTGA
- a CDS encoding glycosyltransferase gives MTARVLVLAPTRRARTETFVRANLARLPFAVEACFGDEIPCREPLKALYGLAVLISKVCTRLGWLRLATLPASIVAVLLVRRHRPDVVMVEFGFHAVRVMELARTGVPLAVHFRGADASAERYLKRLEQRYRRLFQLTSAVIVKNQIMRSRLIALGAPPAQLVISPSGADEQRFQGATPASMPPRFLAVGRFVSKKGPMDTLEAFALLRGLTDQADACRLVMVGDGPLLPVVQERVRQLGLEQLVQFPGVLPPDAVVEEMRRARAFVQHSRTAEDGDEEGCPVSVMEAQLCGLPVVATRHGGIPDVVVDQQTGRLVEEGDRLAMAEAMALLVDRPDLAAAWGAAGHRRAQAQFTVAHHVDQITMLLNDLMGHSR, from the coding sequence ATGACCGCTCGTGTTCTGGTGTTGGCGCCGACCCGGCGCGCGAGGACGGAAACCTTCGTGCGCGCGAATCTGGCCCGCTTGCCGTTTGCAGTGGAGGCTTGTTTCGGGGATGAGATTCCTTGCCGCGAGCCCCTTAAAGCGCTCTATGGGCTGGCGGTACTGATCAGCAAGGTCTGCACCCGGTTGGGCTGGCTGCGACTGGCCACGCTGCCCGCTTCCATCGTGGCTGTGCTTTTGGTGCGACGTCACCGGCCGGATGTGGTGATGGTGGAGTTCGGCTTTCATGCCGTTCGGGTGATGGAGCTGGCTCGCACGGGAGTCCCCCTGGCGGTTCATTTCCGCGGTGCCGATGCCTCAGCTGAGCGCTATCTGAAGCGTCTCGAGCAGCGCTATCGCCGTTTGTTTCAGCTCACCTCTGCTGTGATCGTCAAGAACCAAATCATGCGGAGCCGTTTGATCGCCCTTGGCGCTCCGCCGGCACAGCTCGTGATCAGTCCATCCGGTGCCGATGAGCAGCGGTTTCAGGGGGCCACTCCTGCCTCCATGCCACCGCGGTTTCTGGCGGTCGGCCGCTTTGTATCCAAAAAAGGTCCGATGGACACATTGGAAGCCTTTGCCCTCTTGCGCGGCCTGACTGACCAGGCCGATGCGTGCCGCCTGGTGATGGTGGGTGATGGACCGTTGCTTCCTGTCGTGCAGGAACGGGTGCGCCAGCTCGGCCTTGAGCAGCTGGTTCAGTTCCCTGGCGTGCTTCCACCCGATGCGGTGGTGGAGGAGATGCGGCGCGCGCGGGCGTTTGTGCAGCATTCCCGCACAGCGGAGGATGGTGATGAGGAGGGATGCCCGGTCTCCGTGATGGAAGCTCAACTTTGTGGCCTGCCCGTTGTGGCAACCCGCCATGGTGGGATTCCTGACGTGGTTGTGGATCAGCAGACCGGTCGGCTGGTGGAGGAAGGCGATCGCCTGGCCATGGCGGAGGCCATGGCCTTGCTGGTGGATCGCCCGGATCTAGCGGCTGCTTGGGGTGCTGCGGGGCACCGTCGGGCTCAGGCTCAATTCACCGTGGCGCATCACGTGGATCAGATCACAATGCTCCTCAACGATTTGATGGGCCACAGCCGATGA